From a region of the Pseudomonas fulva 12-X genome:
- a CDS encoding acyl-CoA thioesterase, with the protein MEPGNAQLSMTVLMTPDMANFSGNVHGGTLLKYMDEVAYACASRYAGRYVVTLSVDQVTFREPVHVGELVTFLASVNYTGRTSMEVGIKVITENIRERSVRHTNSCFFTMVAVDENGKSTEVPPRQPENSEERRRFEQGRQRREIRQELESRYRALRGEA; encoded by the coding sequence ATGGAACCCGGAAACGCCCAACTGTCGATGACCGTCCTGATGACTCCGGACATGGCCAACTTTTCCGGCAATGTACACGGCGGCACGCTGCTCAAGTACATGGACGAAGTCGCCTACGCCTGCGCCAGCCGCTACGCCGGCCGCTATGTAGTAACCCTGTCGGTGGACCAGGTGACCTTCCGCGAACCGGTGCACGTCGGCGAGCTGGTGACCTTTCTGGCCTCGGTCAACTACACCGGTCGCACCTCCATGGAGGTCGGCATCAAGGTGATCACCGAGAACATCCGCGAGCGCTCGGTGCGCCATACCAACAGCTGCTTCTTCACCATGGTGGCGGTCGATGAAAACGGCAAATCCACCGAAGTACCGCCCCGTCAACCGGAGAACTCCGAGGAGCGCCGGCGCTTCGAGCAGGGGCGTCAGCGCCGCGAGATCCGCCAGGAGCTGGAGAGCCGTTACCGCGCCCTCAGAGGCGAGGCGTGA
- a CDS encoding tetratricopeptide repeat protein, whose product MTRSVSCLALLPLLTGLAHAAPPACDSVSQCNSAGTAAYQAGRYEEAAEAFERQLRRAEQLQEDNSAARELALNNLVVTSLRLKQPGEARAWLNLALADGMQGTATRNNLRAVAAVVDYPQLAASIEGRYLRYAGAAVWSSLDISRQADGRYRANFAPLRAGGKVEEYGPAAIGMLQGALQGDKAYYRLASPELPNGCAVELLHEGLDIQVLEVIDQRCQAYGGFGISVAGRYLKVSTEPQPPRAPIQQ is encoded by the coding sequence ATGACGCGCTCCGTTAGTTGTTTAGCCCTGTTGCCGCTGCTCACCGGTCTCGCCCATGCGGCGCCGCCGGCCTGTGACAGCGTCAGCCAGTGCAACTCCGCCGGCACTGCCGCTTATCAGGCAGGCCGCTACGAGGAGGCCGCCGAGGCCTTCGAGCGCCAGCTGCGCCGTGCCGAGCAGCTGCAGGAAGACAACAGCGCGGCCCGTGAGCTGGCGCTGAACAACCTTGTGGTGACCAGCCTGCGCCTCAAGCAGCCTGGTGAAGCACGCGCCTGGCTGAACCTGGCCCTGGCCGACGGCATGCAGGGCACCGCCACGCGCAACAACCTGCGCGCGGTGGCCGCAGTGGTGGATTACCCGCAACTCGCCGCCAGTATCGAGGGTCGTTATCTGCGCTACGCCGGCGCAGCGGTGTGGAGCAGCCTGGACATCAGCCGCCAGGCCGACGGCAGGTATCGGGCGAACTTCGCGCCGCTACGGGCCGGCGGCAAGGTCGAGGAATATGGCCCGGCGGCCATCGGTATGCTGCAGGGCGCCTTGCAGGGTGACAAGGCCTATTACCGGTTGGCCTCGCCGGAGCTGCCCAATGGCTGCGCCGTCGAACTGCTGCACGAAGGGCTGGATATCCAGGTGCTGGAGGTGATCGATCAGCGCTGTCAGGCGTACGGCGGTTTTGGCATCAGCGTGGCGGGCCGTTACCTGAAGGTCAGTACCGAACCGCAGCCGCCGCGAGCGCCCATTCAGCAATAG
- a CDS encoding cation:proton antiporter — protein sequence MHAISFIQDLAVIMLVAGVVTVLFHRFKQPVVLGYILAGFLIGPHTPPFGLIHDEETIRTLAELGVIFLMFCLGLEFSLRKLFNVGATAFIAAFLEIILMIWIGFEIGRYFGWSTMDSLFLGAILAISSTTIIIKALSDLKMKNERFAQLIFGVLIVEDILGIGIIALLSGIALSGTVETGEVFATVGKLSLFMIVALVIGIILVPRILAYVAKFESNEMLLVAVLGMCFGFCLLVVKLEYSMVLGAFLIGAIMAESRQLVQIERLVEPVRDMFSAIFFVAIGLLLDPSVLVEYAWPIAVITVAVIVGKVLSCSVGSFIAGNDGRTSLRVGMGLSQIGEFSFIIATLGMTLQVTSDFLYPVAVAVSVITTLTTPYLIRAADPLAVSLGNVMPQRVSRVFSLYGEWLRSIQPQGQGAVLAGMIRKIVLQVLVNLAFVVAIFLGIAFFAAQIGAWLAEWIDQENLRKAVIWGAALILSLPCLIAAYRKIKALSMLLAEMGVRQEKAGRHTARVRKVISEVIPLLSLVGIMVLLTALSSSILPSNDMLLLVGVVAAGVVAVLWRWFIRVHTRLQIALFETLDKPETPGHH from the coding sequence ATGCATGCCATCAGCTTCATCCAGGATCTAGCGGTGATCATGCTGGTAGCCGGCGTGGTTACCGTGCTGTTCCACCGCTTCAAGCAACCGGTGGTGCTCGGCTACATCCTCGCCGGTTTCCTTATCGGCCCGCATACGCCGCCGTTTGGCCTGATCCACGATGAAGAGACCATCCGCACCCTGGCCGAGCTGGGGGTGATCTTCCTGATGTTCTGCCTGGGGCTGGAGTTCAGCCTGCGCAAGCTGTTCAACGTCGGAGCCACGGCGTTCATCGCCGCGTTTCTGGAAATCATCCTGATGATCTGGATCGGTTTCGAGATTGGTCGCTACTTCGGCTGGAGCACCATGGACTCGCTGTTCCTCGGCGCGATCCTGGCGATTTCCTCGACCACCATCATCATCAAGGCGCTCAGCGACCTGAAGATGAAGAACGAGCGCTTCGCCCAGCTGATCTTCGGCGTGCTGATCGTAGAGGACATCCTCGGCATCGGCATCATCGCCCTGCTTTCCGGTATCGCTCTGAGCGGCACGGTCGAGACCGGCGAAGTGTTCGCCACGGTCGGCAAGCTGTCGCTGTTCATGATCGTCGCGCTGGTCATCGGCATCATCCTGGTGCCGCGGATCCTCGCCTACGTGGCCAAGTTCGAAAGCAACGAGATGCTCCTGGTCGCCGTGCTGGGCATGTGCTTCGGCTTCTGCCTGCTGGTGGTCAAGCTGGAATACAGCATGGTCCTGGGCGCCTTCCTGATCGGCGCGATCATGGCCGAGTCGCGCCAACTGGTGCAGATCGAGCGCCTGGTCGAGCCGGTGCGCGACATGTTCAGTGCGATCTTCTTCGTCGCCATCGGCCTGCTGCTCGACCCCAGCGTGCTGGTCGAATACGCATGGCCGATCGCGGTGATCACCGTGGCGGTGATCGTCGGCAAGGTGCTGTCGTGCAGCGTCGGCTCGTTCATCGCCGGCAACGACGGACGTACCTCGCTGCGTGTCGGCATGGGCCTTTCGCAGATCGGCGAGTTCTCCTTCATCATCGCCACCCTGGGCATGACCCTGCAGGTGACCAGCGACTTCCTGTACCCGGTGGCGGTGGCCGTGTCGGTGATCACCACCCTGACCACGCCGTACCTGATCCGCGCCGCCGATCCGCTGGCGGTGAGCCTCGGTAACGTGATGCCGCAGCGCGTATCGCGGGTGTTCTCGCTGTACGGCGAGTGGCTGCGCAGCATCCAGCCGCAAGGGCAGGGCGCGGTGCTGGCCGGCATGATCCGCAAGATCGTTCTGCAGGTGCTGGTCAACCTGGCCTTCGTGGTGGCGATCTTCCTCGGTATCGCCTTCTTCGCCGCGCAGATCGGTGCCTGGCTGGCCGAATGGATCGACCAGGAGAACCTGCGCAAGGCGGTGATCTGGGGCGCCGCGCTGATCCTGTCGCTGCCGTGCCTGATCGCCGCGTACCGCAAGATCAAGGCACTCTCCATGCTGCTCGCCGAAATGGGCGTGCGTCAGGAGAAGGCCGGCCGCCATACGGCGCGGGTGCGCAAGGTAATTTCCGAGGTGATTCCGCTGCTCTCGCTGGTCGGCATCATGGTGCTGCTCACTGCGCTGTCGTCGAGCATCCTGCCGTCCAACGACATGCTGCTGCTGGTCGGCGTGGTCGCCGCTGGCGTGGTCGCCGTGCTGTGGCGCTGGTTTATCCGCGTGCACACGCGTCTGCAGATCGCCCTGTTCGAGACCCTCGACAAGCCCGAAACACCCGGGCATCACTGA
- a CDS encoding SMI1/KNR4 family protein — MEEVIEQLRELNEPVPVPLELPDEELLVEIEEQILINLPFELREFLLKVSDVVYGRLEPVTVTDPQSHTYLPEVASVAWSLGVPRELVPICEDRGNYYCVEQDGTVLLWDGEEEDLTDDSWDSVWHWVREVWLEE; from the coding sequence GTGGAAGAAGTCATCGAACAACTGCGTGAATTGAACGAGCCGGTGCCGGTGCCGCTGGAACTACCGGACGAGGAGCTGCTGGTGGAGATCGAAGAGCAGATCCTCATCAACCTACCGTTCGAGCTGCGTGAATTCCTGCTCAAGGTCAGCGACGTGGTATATGGCCGCCTGGAGCCGGTCACCGTCACCGACCCGCAGTCGCATACCTACCTGCCGGAAGTGGCTTCGGTGGCCTGGTCCCTGGGCGTGCCGCGCGAGCTGGTGCCGATCTGCGAGGACCGCGGCAACTACTACTGCGTCGAACAGGACGGCACCGTGCTGCTCTGGGATGGCGAGGAAGAAGACCTCACCGACGACAGCTGGGATTCGGTTTGGCACTGGGTGCGGGAAGTCTGGCTGGAGGAGTGA
- a CDS encoding Tim44 domain-containing protein — protein sequence MQRFLSIALVICLGLSFSLTADAKRMGGGKSFGAAPSHQTRQATPPSQPNSTAAAPGRTPAAASGASRWLGPLAGLAAGGLLASMFMGDGFEGLQIMDMLIFGLIAFLLFRFLATRRQKQQPNVAAAGGAPFQREAHGQPQPAQPSIFGGSSAAAIKPVINAPAWFNEESFVNAGREHFLNLQQHWDANEMDKIAEFVTPQLLEFLKRERAELGDGFQSTYIDNLEVQLDGVDDHADKTIATLTFSGVSKTSRFDQGEVFSESWRLERVVGENQPWLVAGIRQNG from the coding sequence ATGCAGCGTTTCCTCAGCATCGCCCTGGTAATTTGCCTGGGCCTGTCCTTCAGTTTGACTGCCGACGCCAAGCGTATGGGCGGCGGCAAATCCTTCGGCGCCGCGCCGAGCCACCAGACTCGCCAGGCCACCCCGCCTTCCCAGCCTAATTCCACTGCCGCCGCGCCAGGCCGCACGCCGGCTGCCGCCAGCGGTGCTTCGCGCTGGCTCGGCCCGCTGGCCGGCCTGGCCGCTGGCGGCCTGCTGGCCTCCATGTTCATGGGTGATGGCTTCGAAGGCCTGCAGATCATGGACATGCTGATCTTCGGCCTGATCGCCTTCCTGCTGTTCCGCTTCCTGGCCACCCGTCGTCAGAAGCAGCAGCCGAATGTAGCGGCCGCTGGCGGTGCGCCCTTCCAGCGTGAAGCCCATGGCCAGCCGCAGCCGGCTCAGCCGTCGATCTTCGGTGGCAGCAGCGCGGCTGCCATCAAGCCGGTGATCAACGCACCGGCCTGGTTCAACGAGGAGAGCTTCGTCAACGCTGGTCGCGAGCACTTCCTGAACCTGCAGCAGCACTGGGACGCGAACGAGATGGACAAGATCGCCGAGTTCGTGACCCCGCAACTGCTGGAGTTCCTGAAGCGCGAGCGCGCCGAGCTGGGTGACGGCTTCCAATCCACCTACATCGACAACCTCGAGGTGCAGCTGGACGGCGTCGACGACCACGCCGACAAAACCATCGCCACCCTGACTTTCAGCGGTGTATCGAAGACCTCGCGCTTCGACCAGGGCGAAGTTTTCAGCGAAAGCTGGCGCCTGGAGCGTGTGGTTGGTGAGAACCAGCCCTGGCTGGTCGCCGGTATCCGCCAGAACGGCTGA
- a CDS encoding TRAP transporter substrate-binding protein has translation MNRRNLFGAAMALLAAIGLAGCKEETPAAGQGATAAKAETFHWKMVTSWPKNYPGLGTAAERLAERINAMSAGRLTVKVYAAGELVPALEVFDAVSRGTAEMGHGTPYYWKGKVPAAQFFSSVPFGLSTLEMNAWLSKGGGQALWDETYAPYGVKPLSAGNTTMQMGGWYNKEINSLDDIKGLKIRMPGLGGEVWTKLGAITVNLPGGEIFTALQTHVIDATDWVSPYNDLAFGLHKAAKYYYFPGWQEPQAVVESMVNQKAFDSLPADLQAIVVEAARAATLDMMDDYVFHNAKSLAQLKEQGVAIKRFPDEVLAAMKRESQTVLEDLASQNDLNGRIWKSMKTFQDEATPMGEVTEKELYNWR, from the coding sequence ATGAACCGCCGCAATCTGTTCGGTGCCGCTATGGCGCTGCTCGCTGCCATCGGTCTGGCCGGCTGCAAGGAAGAAACACCCGCTGCCGGGCAAGGCGCCACCGCTGCAAAAGCCGAAACCTTCCACTGGAAGATGGTCACCTCCTGGCCGAAGAATTATCCGGGCCTGGGCACCGCCGCCGAGCGCCTGGCCGAGCGTATCAACGCCATGAGCGCCGGCCGCCTGACCGTCAAGGTCTATGCCGCCGGTGAGCTGGTTCCGGCGCTGGAAGTGTTCGATGCGGTGTCCCGCGGCACCGCCGAAATGGGCCACGGCACGCCGTACTACTGGAAAGGCAAGGTGCCGGCGGCGCAGTTCTTCTCCTCGGTGCCGTTCGGCCTGTCGACCCTGGAAATGAACGCCTGGTTGAGCAAGGGCGGCGGTCAGGCCCTGTGGGACGAAACCTACGCGCCCTACGGCGTGAAGCCGCTGTCGGCGGGCAACACCACCATGCAGATGGGCGGCTGGTACAACAAGGAAATCAACTCGCTGGACGACATCAAGGGCCTGAAGATTCGTATGCCGGGCCTGGGTGGTGAAGTCTGGACCAAGCTTGGCGCCATCACCGTCAATCTGCCTGGCGGCGAGATCTTCACCGCCCTGCAGACCCACGTGATCGATGCCACCGACTGGGTCAGCCCCTACAACGACCTGGCCTTCGGTCTGCACAAGGCGGCCAAGTACTACTACTTCCCGGGCTGGCAGGAGCCGCAGGCGGTGGTCGAGTCGATGGTCAACCAGAAGGCCTTCGACAGCCTGCCGGCGGATCTGCAAGCAATCGTCGTCGAGGCCGCCCGCGCCGCGACCTTGGACATGATGGACGACTACGTCTTCCACAACGCTAAATCCCTGGCCCAGCTGAAGGAACAGGGCGTAGCGATCAAGCGCTTCCCTGACGAGGTGCTGGCGGCGATGAAGCGTGAGTCGCAGACCGTACTCGAAGACCTGGCCAGCCAGAACGACCTCAATGGCCGTATCTGGAAATCCATGAAGACCTTCCAGGACGAAGCCACGCCGATGGGCGAGGTGACCGAGAAGGAACTCTACAACTGGCGCTAA
- the uvrD gene encoding DNA helicase II produces MQNDLDQRLKSLNEAQYHAVTTPPGHQLVLAGAGSGKTRVLVHRIAFLIQRLDVSPHSILSVTFTNKAAAEMRHRIEDVLGQSPAGMWVGTFHGLAHRLLRAHWQEAGLAENFQILDSDDQQRLIKRVIRELGLDEQRWPAKQAQWFINGQKDEGIRPAGIQASGDLFLATMRSIYEAYEAACARAGVIDFAELLLRALDLWRNNAGLLAHYQKRFRHILVDEFQDTNAVQYAWLRFLAMGGESLMVVGDDDQSIYGWRGAKIENIQQFDSDFADAEIIRLEQNYRSTANILNAANALIANNQGRLGKELRTDVGDGELISLYAAFNEHDEARYVVETIEDALHKDGLKRSDIAILYRSNAQSRVLEEALLREKIPYRIYGGQRFFERAEIKNAMAYLRLIHQRGNDAALERVINVPARGIGEKTVETLRQFARANDLSMWAALHEAVGTKVIGGRAASALNAFVELIDTLALKVEGLQLHSTAQLVIEQSGLLAYHRDEKGEKAQARVENLEELVSAARAFDSYEGEEGDDAQTPLAAFLDHASLEAGDTQAAEHEDSVQMMTLHSAKGLEFPRVFLVGMEEGLFPHKMSLEEPGRLEEERRLAYVGITRAMRNLVISYAETRRLYGNETYNKVSRFVREVPPHLVQEVRLSNSVSRPYGSGSRSMSGSSLFAGSAVPDTPFNLGQRVQHSLFGEGTILNFEGSGPQARVQVNFESEGSKWLMLAYAKLEAI; encoded by the coding sequence ATGCAAAATGACCTCGATCAGCGACTCAAATCTCTCAACGAAGCCCAGTACCACGCGGTCACCACGCCGCCCGGTCATCAACTGGTGCTGGCCGGTGCCGGTTCCGGCAAGACCCGCGTGCTGGTGCACCGCATCGCCTTTCTGATCCAGCGCCTGGACGTCTCGCCGCACAGCATCCTGTCGGTGACCTTCACCAACAAGGCGGCGGCCGAGATGCGTCATCGCATCGAGGATGTGCTCGGGCAAAGCCCGGCGGGGATGTGGGTCGGCACCTTCCACGGCCTGGCGCACCGCCTGCTGCGCGCGCACTGGCAGGAGGCCGGGCTGGCCGAGAACTTCCAGATTCTCGATTCCGACGACCAGCAACGGCTGATCAAGCGGGTGATCCGCGAGCTGGGCCTGGATGAGCAGCGCTGGCCGGCCAAGCAGGCGCAGTGGTTCATCAACGGCCAGAAGGACGAAGGCATTCGCCCGGCCGGTATCCAGGCCAGTGGCGATCTGTTCCTGGCCACCATGCGCAGCATCTACGAAGCCTACGAGGCGGCCTGCGCCCGAGCCGGGGTGATCGACTTCGCCGAGCTGCTGCTGCGCGCCCTCGACCTGTGGCGCAACAACGCCGGCCTGCTGGCGCATTACCAGAAGCGCTTCCGGCACATCCTGGTCGACGAATTCCAGGACACCAACGCCGTGCAGTACGCCTGGCTGCGCTTTCTCGCCATGGGCGGCGAAAGCCTGATGGTGGTGGGCGACGACGACCAGTCGATCTACGGCTGGCGCGGCGCGAAGATCGAGAACATCCAGCAGTTCGACAGCGACTTCGCCGACGCGGAGATCATCCGCCTGGAGCAGAACTACCGTTCCACGGCGAACATCCTCAACGCTGCCAACGCACTGATCGCCAACAACCAGGGGCGCCTGGGCAAGGAGCTGCGCACCGATGTCGGCGATGGCGAGCTGATCAGCCTGTACGCCGCCTTCAACGAACACGACGAAGCGCGCTACGTGGTCGAAACCATCGAGGACGCCCTGCACAAGGACGGCCTCAAGCGCAGCGACATCGCCATTCTCTACCGCTCCAACGCCCAGTCGCGGGTGCTGGAGGAAGCCCTGCTGCGCGAGAAGATTCCTTACCGCATCTACGGCGGCCAGCGCTTCTTCGAGCGCGCGGAAATCAAGAACGCCATGGCCTACCTGCGCCTGATCCACCAGCGCGGCAACGACGCGGCGCTGGAGCGGGTGATCAACGTGCCGGCCCGCGGTATCGGCGAGAAGACGGTGGAAACCCTGCGCCAGTTCGCCCGCGCCAACGACCTGTCGATGTGGGCCGCGCTGCACGAAGCGGTCGGCACCAAGGTTATCGGTGGCCGTGCTGCCAGCGCGCTGAACGCCTTCGTCGAACTGATCGACACCCTGGCCCTGAAGGTCGAGGGCCTGCAATTGCACAGCACCGCGCAACTGGTGATCGAACAATCCGGCTTGCTCGCCTATCACCGCGACGAGAAGGGCGAGAAGGCCCAGGCTCGCGTGGAAAACCTCGAGGAACTGGTGTCCGCCGCCCGTGCCTTCGACTCTTACGAAGGCGAGGAAGGTGACGACGCGCAAACGCCGCTGGCGGCCTTCCTCGATCACGCTTCGCTGGAAGCCGGCGACACCCAGGCCGCCGAGCATGAAGACAGCGTGCAGATGATGACCCTGCACAGCGCCAAGGGCCTGGAGTTCCCGCGGGTGTTCCTGGTGGGCATGGAAGAAGGCCTGTTTCCCCACAAGATGAGCCTGGAAGAACCCGGCCGCCTGGAAGAGGAACGCCGCCTGGCCTACGTGGGCATCACCCGGGCCATGCGCAACCTGGTGATCAGCTACGCGGAGACCCGCCGCCTGTACGGCAACGAGACCTACAACAAGGTCTCGCGCTTCGTGCGCGAAGTGCCGCCACATCTGGTGCAGGAAGTACGCCTGTCCAACAGCGTCAGCCGCCCGTACGGCAGTGGCAGCCGCAGCATGAGCGGCAGCAGCCTGTTCGCTGGCAGCGCCGTGCCGGACACGCCGTTCAACCTCGGCCAGCGTGTGCAGCACTCGCTGTTCGGCGAAGGCACCATCCTCAACTTCGAGGGCTCGGGGCCCCAGGCGCGGGTGCAGGTGAACTTCGAAAGCGAAGGCAGCAAGTGGCTGATGCTGGCCTATGCCAAGCTCGAAGCTATCTAA
- a CDS encoding ShlB/FhaC/HecB family hemolysin secretion/activation protein produces the protein MVVRNGAAVVGFCLAVFPALAIAQSPGERELYRDRQERLLQEQQQRLQELQQLPGREAQQPAEPAPGDERCFAIDDIEISGASLLSEVDRAAILAPFADDCLGVSQLNALLKAITNHYIDRGYVTTRAYLPQQDLSARTLRITVVEGRLEGLDSSALASDRELAMSFPGKTGEVLDLRELEQLVENLNRLPSRFAKLELVPGEQVGGSRVQLQGERSKPWRASLSRHNNGQRSTGEQQWGVGLDWDSPLGLADQLSLRASRDAVSDSYRHSHSQSLYYSLPYGWWTFSYNYGQSYYRTKTDFDGFLAETDGDYQSHNLLAERVLHRDSVSKTSFNTGLSHIRTNNFIEDNRIGVSSNRLSEWQLGFNHGRRVGSAFVNADIGWQRGIGAFDAQGNGHPRGRNPVARYNKYTLTLSYLQPFDLGGERFSFESLATGQKSEDQLFSPARISVGGLNSVRAFKDQSLSGNSGGYWRNQLRWTRPVTWAPLQPFVQQYGAALAYDVGVISHDSHNSGASGRMSGHALELSARGEHLAASVTFAHSLERPDAITESERPVYFRLDVFF, from the coding sequence ATGGTTGTACGCAACGGAGCTGCGGTTGTAGGGTTTTGTCTGGCTGTTTTTCCTGCTCTGGCGATCGCCCAGAGCCCTGGTGAACGTGAGCTGTATCGCGACAGGCAGGAGCGTTTGCTGCAAGAGCAGCAGCAACGTTTGCAGGAGCTGCAACAGCTCCCGGGCCGTGAGGCGCAACAGCCTGCCGAGCCTGCCCCGGGTGATGAGCGTTGCTTCGCCATCGACGATATCGAGATCAGTGGTGCCAGCCTGTTGTCCGAGGTCGATCGCGCCGCGATCCTCGCCCCCTTCGCTGATGACTGCCTGGGCGTCAGCCAGCTCAACGCGCTGCTCAAGGCCATCACCAATCATTACATCGACCGTGGCTATGTCACCACGCGCGCCTATCTGCCCCAGCAGGATCTGTCTGCCCGTACCCTGAGGATCACCGTGGTCGAAGGCCGCCTCGAAGGCCTCGACAGTTCCGCCCTGGCCAGCGACCGTGAGCTGGCCATGAGCTTTCCCGGCAAGACCGGTGAGGTACTCGACCTGCGCGAGCTGGAACAGCTGGTCGAGAACCTCAACCGCTTGCCGTCGCGCTTCGCCAAACTGGAGCTGGTGCCCGGCGAGCAGGTCGGTGGCAGCCGCGTGCAGTTGCAGGGCGAGCGCAGCAAGCCGTGGCGCGCCAGTCTGTCGCGCCACAACAACGGCCAGCGCAGCACCGGCGAGCAACAGTGGGGCGTCGGCCTGGACTGGGACAGCCCCCTTGGCCTGGCTGACCAGCTGAGCCTGCGTGCCAGCCGCGATGCGGTCAGCGACAGCTACCGCCACTCCCACAGCCAGAGCCTCTACTACAGCCTGCCTTATGGCTGGTGGACCTTCAGCTACAACTACGGCCAGTCCTACTACCGCACCAAAACCGACTTCGACGGCTTCCTGGCAGAAACCGATGGCGACTACCAGAGCCATAACTTGCTTGCCGAGCGCGTGCTGCATCGCGACAGCGTCAGCAAGACCTCCTTCAACACCGGCCTGAGCCACATTCGCACCAACAACTTCATCGAAGACAACCGTATAGGTGTCTCCAGCAATCGCCTCAGCGAATGGCAGCTGGGCTTCAATCATGGTCGCCGGGTGGGCAGTGCGTTCGTCAACGCCGACATCGGCTGGCAGCGCGGCATCGGTGCCTTCGACGCCCAGGGCAACGGCCATCCCCGCGGCCGGAATCCGGTCGCTCGCTATAACAAATACACCCTCACCCTCAGCTACCTGCAGCCCTTCGATCTGGGTGGCGAGCGCTTCAGTTTCGAGAGTTTGGCCACCGGCCAGAAAAGCGAAGACCAGCTGTTCAGCCCTGCGCGCATCAGCGTCGGTGGCCTCAACTCGGTACGCGCCTTCAAGGACCAGTCGCTGTCCGGCAACAGCGGCGGTTACTGGCGCAACCAGCTGCGCTGGACCCGACCGGTCACCTGGGCGCCGTTGCAGCCGTTCGTACAGCAATACGGCGCTGCGCTGGCCTATGACGTTGGCGTGATCAGCCATGACAGCCACAACAGTGGCGCCAGTGGCCGCATGAGCGGCCATGCCCTGGAGCTCAGCGCCCGCGGCGAACACCTGGCCGCGTCGGTGACCTTCGCCCATTCCCTGGAACGCCCGGACGCCATCACCGAGAGTGAGCGGCCGGTGTACTTCCGCCTCGATGTGTTCTTCTGA